One Deinococcus seoulensis DNA window includes the following coding sequences:
- a CDS encoding helix-turn-helix domain-containing protein — MDEAKPPTDEVLTLEELAAYLKVSETTAYTLVRGGEIPGRKVGREWRFLKARVTHWLMQAGTEEDMNKTGFVQRDELGGEFKQEGGQEYVALWLPITREEKAAQIEKAARDGVNVSELVADYLRDWVRA, encoded by the coding sequence ATGGACGAAGCGAAGCCCCCCACGGACGAGGTCCTGACCCTGGAGGAACTGGCCGCCTACCTGAAGGTCAGCGAGACCACCGCCTACACCCTGGTGCGGGGCGGTGAGATCCCGGGACGCAAGGTCGGCCGGGAGTGGCGTTTCCTGAAAGCCCGCGTGACCCACTGGCTGATGCAGGCCGGGACGGAGGAAGACATGAACAAGACCGGATTCGTGCAGCGCGATGAACTGGGCGGGGAATTCAAGCAGGAAGGCGGCCAGGAGTACGTGGCCCTGTGGCTGCCCATCACCCGCGAGGAGAAGGCCGCCCAGATCGAGAAGGCCGCCCGCGACGGCGTGAACGTCAGCGAACTGGTCGCCGACTACCTGCGCGACTGGGTCAGGGCGTAA
- a CDS encoding APH(3') family aminoglycoside O-phosphotransferase → MTDTPDRPQFPAALKRVLPAARWERVSGGQSGAQVWKSTRFVVKVQPRAPHPVSTLQQERERLRWLHGRLPAPQVAAFEVEDGQEFLAMTRLRGIPMSHPDALLHPERVVTLLARALRELHALPIRDCPFRQTLDVTLPLARERVQAGLIDAHDFDEDQAGRSAVSVFNELARTRPAHEDLVVTHGDATLDNLILNGELLEGLIDVGRLGIADRHADLALAARSVRSELGERYAAQFLDLYGRALVDDTKLAYYRLHDELF, encoded by the coding sequence GTGACCGACACCCCCGACCGCCCCCAGTTCCCGGCCGCCCTGAAACGCGTGCTGCCTGCCGCCCGCTGGGAACGCGTGAGCGGCGGCCAGAGCGGCGCGCAGGTCTGGAAATCCACGCGTTTCGTGGTGAAGGTGCAGCCCCGCGCCCCACACCCCGTGAGTACCCTGCAACAGGAACGCGAGCGGCTGCGCTGGCTGCACGGACGCCTCCCCGCCCCGCAGGTCGCGGCGTTCGAGGTCGAGGACGGGCAGGAATTCCTGGCCATGACCCGCCTGCGCGGCATTCCCATGAGCCACCCGGACGCGCTGCTGCACCCGGAACGGGTCGTGACCCTGCTGGCGCGCGCGCTGCGCGAACTGCACGCCCTGCCCATCCGGGACTGCCCGTTCCGGCAGACGCTGGACGTGACCCTGCCCCTGGCCCGCGAACGCGTGCAGGCCGGATTGATCGACGCCCATGACTTCGACGAGGACCAGGCCGGACGCAGCGCCGTGAGCGTCTTCAACGAACTGGCCCGCACCCGCCCCGCCCACGAGGACCTGGTGGTCACGCACGGGGACGCCACCCTGGACAACCTGATCCTGAACGGCGAGCTGCTGGAGGGTCTGATCGACGTGGGCCGCCTCGGCATTGCGGACCGGCACGCCGACCTCGCCCTCGCCGCGCGCAGTGTCCGCAGCGAACTGGGCGAACGCTACGCCGCCCAGTTCCTTGACCTGTACGGCCGCGCCCTGGTGGACGACACGAAACTCGCGTACTACCGCCTGCACGACGAACTGTTCTGA
- a CDS encoding YqhA family protein: MTPSPSPSRPPAGQPSKREWFSELIGRTRFVVLIAVIAVLLVSFSLFLQGTLLALHTIYDSWQETFRMGIASQQGSIAVEFLEIVSTMLKAVVFYLIGVGLYSLFITPLNLTSALGVESLADLEQKVVSVIIVILGVTFLEHFVRWEKPLDTLYFAGSLALAGGALVFFQRVHRGSGGDLQQPQAKLRARQDLFEHNTEQRHIDDHDVELAEQATQAKQEGKVDAGGGSG, translated from the coding sequence GTGACTCCCTCCCCCTCTCCTTCCAGACCCCCAGCCGGGCAGCCGTCCAAGCGCGAGTGGTTCAGCGAGCTGATCGGCCGCACGCGCTTCGTGGTGCTGATCGCGGTGATCGCCGTGCTGCTGGTGTCGTTCAGTCTGTTCCTTCAGGGAACGCTGCTGGCGCTGCACACCATCTACGACTCGTGGCAGGAGACCTTCAGGATGGGGATCGCCAGTCAGCAGGGCAGCATCGCCGTGGAATTCCTGGAGATCGTCAGCACCATGCTCAAGGCGGTGGTGTTCTACCTGATCGGGGTGGGCCTGTACTCGCTGTTCATCACGCCACTGAACCTGACCTCGGCGCTGGGCGTGGAGAGCCTCGCAGACCTGGAGCAGAAGGTCGTGTCGGTGATCATCGTGATTCTGGGCGTCACGTTCCTGGAGCATTTCGTGCGCTGGGAGAAACCGCTCGACACCCTGTACTTCGCGGGGTCGCTGGCCCTGGCGGGCGGGGCGCTGGTGTTCTTCCAGCGTGTCCACCGGGGCAGCGGAGGCGACCTTCAGCAGCCGCAGGCCAAACTGCGCGCCCGCCAGGACCTGTTCGAGCACAACACCGAGCAGCGGCACATCGACGACCACGACGTGGAACTGGCCGAGCAGGCCACCCAGGCCAAGCAGGAAGGCAAGGTGGACGCCGGGGGCGGCAGCGGCTGA
- a CDS encoding CDP-alcohol phosphatidyltransferase family protein → MDPAHVVLVHTALGLYAALLISRGERLRPALLLQVKTVLDGLDGQLARATGRTTETGRYLDTEMDLVVDLALNVAISGAAGVPATLLQSLIMTVDYLWERDFREARGEVFRDPPAQAGDNPQVLAALKWVYAAYFTPQERALQTLFTRRLARLTGGAPTPADRVAYTPHASTLITANLGLATQLLLLGACVLAGRPRLYTRSLPVQALLLAGVQLWREDRVRRQPSSSG, encoded by the coding sequence GTGGACCCGGCGCACGTGGTGCTGGTTCACACGGCGCTGGGCCTGTACGCCGCGCTGCTGATCAGCCGGGGCGAGCGGCTGCGTCCCGCGCTGCTGCTTCAGGTGAAGACCGTGCTGGACGGCCTGGACGGGCAGCTGGCCCGCGCGACCGGCCGCACCACCGAGACTGGCCGTTACCTGGATACCGAGATGGACCTGGTGGTGGACTTGGCGCTGAACGTGGCGATCAGCGGCGCGGCGGGTGTCCCGGCCACGCTGCTGCAGAGCCTGATCATGACCGTGGATTACCTGTGGGAACGCGACTTCCGCGAGGCGCGCGGCGAGGTGTTCCGCGACCCGCCCGCACAGGCGGGGGACAACCCGCAGGTTCTTGCGGCCCTGAAGTGGGTGTATGCCGCCTACTTCACGCCGCAGGAACGGGCGTTGCAGACACTGTTCACGCGCCGGTTGGCCCGCCTGACCGGCGGTGCGCCCACCCCGGCCGACCGGGTGGCGTACACGCCGCACGCCAGTACCCTGATCACGGCGAACCTGGGACTCGCCACGCAACTGCTGCTGCTGGGCGCGTGCGTGCTGGCCGGACGGCCGCGCCTGTACACCCGCAGCCTGCCGGTGCAGGCGCTGCTGCTGGCGGGCGTGCAACTGTGGCGTGAGGACCGGGTGCGCCGTCAGCCTTCTTCCAGCGGGTAG
- a CDS encoding MMPL family transporter yields the protein MRTLGRLVSRHPWAVLIVWLLAAALSIPFAARAPAALNADPASGLTGSEATRVTELLRDRFGERDTNTVVIVTRSSPPLGTPQGDATYQAFVDGLKNVPGVTRVTPPQDSGPYRTRAEDGTLALTLAQIPLLDGASDTLRLVRAYTARAQTPALNIRVTGGQAIADDFTHFAESDTKRSEFTALPLIALLLLVVFGALVATGLPLVVGMLSISVAMAALYGLTYLMPVSTFAQSVITMLGLGAGIDYALLTVNRFREELTRTPDARLAAERTVQTAGRSVAFSGLTVAIAMAGLILPPIAFVRSIGIGGVLAVLLTVLASLTALPALLALLGDRVNSPRILRFTWAQSGAASAGWTAFARRVTARPWLAVTASAALLLLLASPVLTLRTGYAGAWGLTPGVESRDTLKDVEALGAGGLLSQFEVILDLRGQRYGPGDRADFQALVTDLRALPGVKGVLSPFLTPSDLAGTGAGSAGQLAALSALTTRSFSADRTLLRVTVIPERNLPARDIPAFERQIRDTVQASGYAYLLGGAPIGGEEFSRAITGSLPTVVLSVFAGTFLLLMVAFRSLLIPLKSILMNALTVGAATGIVTLIVQHGVLAAPLGIPADVGVLDASLPVLLFAVMFGLSMDYEIFLLSRVQEEYLRSGDNDEAIVQAVGHTARIITSAAIIMFIVFSAFIFGRVVASKSIGLGLAVAVALDATLVRLILVPAFLKLAGKWNWWLPAWLDRRLPHIRLEH from the coding sequence ATGCGGACCCTCGGCCGACTCGTCTCCCGCCACCCCTGGGCCGTGCTGATCGTGTGGCTGCTGGCCGCCGCACTCAGCATTCCCTTCGCCGCCCGCGCACCCGCCGCGCTGAACGCCGACCCCGCGTCCGGCCTCACGGGGTCCGAAGCGACCCGCGTGACCGAGCTGCTGCGCGACCGCTTCGGGGAACGCGACACGAACACCGTCGTCATCGTCACCCGCAGCAGCCCCCCACTGGGCACCCCGCAGGGCGACGCCACCTACCAGGCGTTCGTGGACGGCCTGAAGAACGTGCCGGGCGTCACGCGCGTCACGCCCCCGCAGGACAGCGGCCCGTACCGCACCCGCGCCGAGGACGGCACCCTGGCCCTGACCCTCGCGCAGATTCCGCTGCTCGACGGCGCCAGCGACACCCTGAGGCTGGTGCGCGCCTACACCGCCCGCGCCCAGACGCCCGCCCTGAACATCCGCGTGACCGGCGGGCAGGCCATCGCGGACGACTTCACGCACTTCGCCGAGAGCGACACCAAACGCAGCGAATTCACCGCGCTGCCCCTGATCGCGCTGCTGCTGCTGGTCGTGTTCGGCGCGCTCGTCGCGACCGGCCTGCCGCTGGTCGTGGGCATGCTGAGTATCAGCGTCGCCATGGCCGCCCTGTACGGCCTGACGTACCTGATGCCCGTCAGCACCTTCGCGCAGAGCGTGATCACCATGCTCGGCCTGGGCGCCGGGATCGACTACGCCCTGCTGACCGTCAACCGCTTCCGGGAAGAGCTGACCCGCACGCCCGACGCGCGCCTCGCCGCCGAACGCACCGTGCAGACCGCCGGGCGCAGCGTCGCCTTCAGCGGCCTGACCGTCGCCATCGCCATGGCGGGCCTGATCCTGCCGCCCATCGCGTTCGTGCGCTCCATCGGGATCGGCGGGGTGCTGGCCGTCCTGCTGACCGTCCTGGCCAGCCTGACCGCACTCCCGGCCCTGCTGGCGCTGCTGGGCGACCGCGTGAACAGCCCCCGCATCCTGCGCTTCACGTGGGCGCAGAGCGGCGCCGCCTCGGCCGGCTGGACGGCGTTCGCGCGGCGCGTCACCGCACGCCCCTGGCTGGCCGTGACCGCCAGCGCCGCCCTGCTGCTGCTGCTGGCCTCCCCGGTCCTGACGCTGCGCACCGGGTACGCCGGCGCGTGGGGCCTGACGCCCGGCGTGGAAAGCCGCGACACCCTGAAAGACGTCGAGGCGCTCGGCGCCGGCGGTCTGCTCAGCCAGTTCGAGGTGATCCTGGACCTCAGGGGCCAGCGGTACGGCCCCGGCGACCGCGCGGACTTCCAGGCGCTCGTGACGGACCTGCGCGCCCTGCCCGGCGTGAAGGGCGTCCTCAGTCCCTTCCTGACTCCCAGTGACCTGGCGGGCACGGGTGCCGGCAGCGCCGGGCAGCTCGCCGCCCTGAGCGCCCTGACCACCCGCTCGTTCAGCGCCGACCGCACCCTGCTGCGCGTCACGGTCATCCCGGAACGCAACCTGCCCGCCCGCGACATCCCCGCCTTCGAGCGGCAGATCCGGGACACCGTCCAGGCCAGCGGCTACGCGTACCTGCTGGGCGGCGCGCCCATCGGCGGCGAGGAATTCAGCCGCGCCATCACGGGCTCGCTGCCCACGGTCGTGCTGTCCGTGTTCGCCGGGACGTTCCTGCTGCTGATGGTCGCGTTCCGCAGCCTGCTGATCCCCCTGAAAAGCATCCTCATGAACGCCCTGACCGTCGGGGCCGCCACCGGCATCGTCACGCTGATCGTGCAGCACGGCGTGCTGGCCGCGCCGCTCGGCATTCCCGCCGACGTGGGCGTGCTGGACGCCAGCCTGCCGGTCCTGCTGTTCGCCGTGATGTTCGGCCTGAGCATGGACTACGAGATCTTCCTGCTCTCCCGCGTGCAGGAGGAATACCTGCGCAGCGGCGACAACGACGAGGCCATCGTGCAGGCCGTCGGGCACACTGCGCGCATCATCACGTCGGCGGCGATCATCATGTTCATCGTCTTTTCCGCGTTCATCTTCGGCCGGGTCGTCGCCAGCAAGAGCATCGGCCTGGGTCTGGCCGTCGCCGTCGCCCTGGACGCCACGCTGGTGCGC